GCAAAGTTTTTTGAACTTTCACGTATGCTTGATCTGGTAAAGGGGAAATATCCTGAAGTTGAAGATGAAATGTCACATTCAACAGCAGTATTACATGGTTTTGCAGGAGCAGAATTTGTAAAGAACAATTATGATATTTATGGTGTTGATAATGAGGATATACTCGATGGAGTGAGATATCACACCATAGGAAGTAAAAATATGTCTACTTTGTCTAAAATAGTGTATCTTGCAGATGCGATAGAGGACGGAAGGACTTGGGAAGGTGTAGAAAAGGCAAGGGAACTTGCCAAAGAAAATCTGGATGAAGCAGTAAAATATGAAATAGATACAAAACTTGAATATCTGCTTTCAAAAAATAATATAATTCATCCGAACATCATTCTGTTCAGAAATTCTCTAATATATAAAAAATAAAAATAAA
This window of the Leptotrichia sp. oral taxon 215 str. W9775 genome carries:
- the yqeK gene encoding bis(5'-nucleosyl)-tetraphosphatase (symmetrical) YqeK — protein: MDLEKIKVNVRGHLDEKRYAHVERVAECAKKLAKIYGENEENVEVSAYLHDIAKFFELSRMLDLVKGKYPEVEDEMSHSTAVLHGFAGAEFVKNNYDIYGVDNEDILDGVRYHTIGSKNMSTLSKIVYLADAIEDGRTWEGVEKARELAKENLDEAVKYEIDTKLEYLLSKNNIIHPNIILFRNSLIYKK